In a single window of the Limnohabitans sp. 2KL-27 genome:
- a CDS encoding winged helix DNA-binding protein: MEPMPRKNSPTLSAASPIVSSAHLVSPDSAEMSEFEFGLIVAGNAFHRWIIHCMAAAGLKDLTPLDVLVLHHVTHRARDKRLADICFIMNIEDTHLVNYALKKLQGLGVVVSQKNGKDVTYAATDEGRAYVQRYREIRESCLIDALKADDGLNRDIGELARLLRVLSGMYDQAARAAASL, from the coding sequence ATGGAACCCATGCCGCGCAAAAATTCCCCGACCCTCTCTGCCGCCAGCCCCATCGTGTCCTCGGCCCATCTGGTTTCCCCAGACAGCGCCGAGATGAGCGAATTCGAGTTCGGCCTGATCGTGGCTGGCAACGCTTTTCACCGCTGGATCATCCACTGCATGGCCGCCGCAGGTCTGAAGGATTTGACCCCCTTGGATGTGCTGGTGCTGCACCACGTCACGCACCGTGCGCGTGACAAACGCCTGGCCGACATTTGTTTCATCATGAACATCGAAGACACGCATTTGGTGAATTACGCCCTGAAAAAGCTGCAAGGCCTGGGCGTGGTGGTGTCGCAAAAAAATGGCAAAGACGTGACCTATGCCGCGACCGACGAAGGCCGCGCTTATGTGCAGCGCTACCGTGAAATTCGCGAGAGTTGTTTGATCGATGCGCTCAAAGCCGACGACGGGCTGAACCGCGACATTGGCGAGCTGGCCCGATTGCTGCGTGTGCTCTCGGGCATGTACGACCAAGCGGCGCGTGCAGCCGCTTCTTTGTGA
- the lapB gene encoding lipopolysaccharide assembly protein LapB → MELDLTWILLGLPAAFALGWIASRLDLRQMRIANRQAPRAYFKGLNYLLNEQQDQAIDAFIEAVQNDPDTSELHFALGNLFRRRGEYDRAVRVHEHLLSRADLSGADRQRAQHGLALDYLKAGLLDRAEEALRKLEGTTYEGQARLARLAIYERSREWPEAARVAGLLEKSGEANFDMRLAHYQCEQAREAVQQGDTAKATQLLTAAMQASPEAARPRILLGQLQLSQGHAAQAFETLSVLFERADVAAPLAAASLVKAAQAANLGHAATQVLQAHYDKQPCIDVLDAISALAADSLENSASSHQRYLDHLSQHASLMAATRWLIEENSAANPLPVPVQKALEQAIRPLARYRCAACGFEAKEHFWHCPGCQAWDSYPPRRIEEL, encoded by the coding sequence ATGGAACTTGATCTGACCTGGATTTTGCTGGGCCTGCCTGCCGCCTTTGCTCTGGGCTGGATCGCATCGCGCCTGGACTTGCGCCAAATGCGCATCGCCAACCGGCAAGCACCACGGGCTTACTTCAAGGGTCTGAATTACCTGCTCAATGAGCAGCAAGACCAGGCGATCGACGCCTTCATCGAAGCCGTTCAAAACGACCCCGACACGTCTGAATTGCACTTTGCACTGGGCAATTTGTTTCGCCGCAGGGGTGAATACGACCGCGCCGTGCGCGTGCACGAGCACTTGCTCTCGCGTGCAGACCTCAGTGGTGCGGACCGTCAGCGCGCCCAACACGGCCTGGCACTCGACTACCTGAAGGCCGGGCTGTTGGACCGCGCTGAAGAAGCCCTGCGCAAACTGGAGGGCACCACCTACGAGGGGCAAGCCCGGCTGGCGCGCCTGGCCATTTACGAGCGATCGCGCGAGTGGCCTGAAGCGGCACGGGTGGCCGGTTTGCTGGAGAAGTCAGGCGAAGCGAACTTCGACATGCGCCTGGCCCATTACCAATGCGAGCAAGCACGTGAGGCCGTTCAACAAGGTGACACCGCCAAGGCCACACAACTGTTGACCGCCGCCATGCAAGCGAGCCCTGAAGCCGCCAGACCGCGCATTTTGCTGGGTCAATTGCAACTGTCCCAAGGGCATGCGGCGCAAGCGTTTGAGACCTTGTCGGTCTTGTTTGAACGCGCAGATGTGGCCGCCCCCTTGGCTGCAGCCAGTTTGGTCAAAGCCGCTCAAGCGGCCAATTTAGGCCATGCCGCCACCCAAGTGCTGCAGGCACATTACGACAAACAGCCCTGCATTGACGTGCTCGATGCCATCTCGGCACTTGCCGCAGACTCGCTGGAAAATTCTGCATCCTCACACCAGCGCTACCTCGATCACTTGAGCCAACATGCCTCCTTGATGGCGGCTACCCGTTGGTTGATCGAAGAAAACAGCGCCGCAAATCCTTTGCCTGTACCGGTTCAGAAAGCACTGGAACAAGCCATTCGACCCTTGGCACGTTACAGATGCGCCGCCTGCGGGTTTGAAGCCAAAGAGCACTTTTGGCATTGCCCGGGCTGCCAGGCCTGGGACAGCTATCCACCCAGACGCATCGAAGAGTTGTGA
- a CDS encoding DUF655 domain-containing protein, with protein MQHKISTGIASILLAGSAWAQVDLNQAKEMDLDGLNGVGPAMTRDIMNERQKTPFRDWADVMQRVKGIGPKKAASLSEQGLRVQGQPYGQAAATPSKKR; from the coding sequence ATGCAGCACAAAATCTCCACAGGCATTGCGTCCATCCTCTTGGCGGGAAGTGCATGGGCACAAGTGGACCTGAACCAGGCCAAGGAAATGGACCTGGACGGCTTGAACGGTGTCGGCCCGGCCATGACTCGGGACATCATGAACGAACGCCAAAAAACACCATTCCGCGATTGGGCAGACGTCATGCAACGCGTCAAAGGCATCGGCCCGAAAAAAGCGGCCAGCCTGTCAGAGCAGGGGTTGCGGGTGCAAGGCCAACCCTATGGGCAAGCCGCAGCCACCCCCTCAAAGAAGCGCTGA
- a CDS encoding integration host factor subunit beta, which yields MTRSDLVEELAARFAQLTHRDAELAVKTVLDAMSDALVKGHRIEIRGFGSFSINRRPPRVGRNPRSGESVQIPEKRVPHFKPGKALREAVDAGVSNPAPPATRD from the coding sequence ATGACCCGCTCCGATCTGGTTGAAGAACTCGCAGCCCGCTTTGCACAGCTGACCCACCGAGACGCCGAACTGGCCGTCAAAACGGTGCTGGACGCCATGAGCGACGCGCTGGTCAAAGGCCACCGCATCGAAATTCGCGGCTTTGGCAGCTTCTCGATCAACCGCCGCCCTCCCCGAGTGGGCCGCAACCCCCGATCTGGCGAAAGCGTGCAGATTCCCGAAAAACGCGTGCCCCATTTCAAGCCGGGCAAAGCCCTGCGTGAAGCTGTGGACGCTGGCGTCAGCAACCCAGCCCCGCCAGCCACCCGAGACTGA
- the rpsA gene encoding 30S ribosomal protein S1, protein MSESFAALFEESLTRTEMRPGEVITAEVVRIEHNFVVVNAGLKSESYVPLEEFKNDQGEVEVQVGDFVSVAIGSIENGYGDTILSRDTAKRLASWMSLEKALESGEFVTGVTSGKVKGGLTVLVNGIRAFLPGSLVDTRPTKDLSPYENKTLEFKVIKLDRKRNNVVLSRRAVVEASMGEERAKLMETLREGSIVHGVVKNITEYGAFVDLGGIDGLLHITDMAWRRVRHPSEVVTAGQEITAKILKFDTEKNRVSLGLKQMGDDPWMGVNRRYPQSTRMFGKITNIADYGAFVELEPGIEGLVHVSEMDWTNKNVAPSKIVALGDEVEVMVLEIDEDKRRISLGMKQCRANPWQEFAQNTKRGDRVKGPIKSITDFGVFVGLAAGIDGLVHLSDLSWNETGENAVREFKKGQEVEALVLAVDVDRERISLGIKQLDSDPFTTFTSINDKGQIVTGKVKTVDAKGAEIDLGEDIVGYLRVSEISRDRVEDASHVLKVGDEVTAVVVNVDRKTRNIQLSIKAKDQADQQEAMASLSQQSKTENAGTTSLGALLRAKLDNN, encoded by the coding sequence ATGTCTGAATCATTTGCCGCCCTGTTCGAAGAATCACTGACGCGCACCGAAATGCGCCCAGGTGAAGTCATCACCGCTGAAGTCGTGCGCATCGAGCACAACTTCGTTGTGGTCAACGCCGGTCTCAAGTCCGAGTCGTATGTACCCCTCGAAGAGTTCAAGAACGACCAAGGTGAAGTCGAAGTCCAGGTCGGCGACTTTGTCTCGGTGGCCATCGGCTCCATCGAAAACGGCTACGGCGACACCATCTTGTCCCGTGACACCGCCAAGCGTTTGGCTTCGTGGATGTCTTTGGAAAAAGCCCTGGAATCGGGCGAGTTCGTCACTGGCGTGACCAGCGGCAAAGTCAAGGGTGGCCTGACCGTGTTGGTCAACGGCATCCGTGCTTTCTTGCCCGGCTCTTTGGTCGACACACGTCCTACCAAAGACCTGTCTCCCTATGAGAACAAGACCCTGGAATTCAAGGTCATCAAGCTCGACCGCAAGCGCAACAACGTCGTGTTGTCACGCCGCGCTGTGGTGGAAGCCTCCATGGGCGAAGAGCGCGCCAAGCTGATGGAAACATTGCGCGAAGGCTCCATCGTTCATGGTGTGGTCAAGAACATCACCGAATACGGTGCGTTCGTGGACTTGGGCGGCATCGACGGCTTGCTGCACATCACCGACATGGCATGGCGCCGTGTCCGTCACCCTTCCGAAGTGGTCACGGCCGGTCAAGAAATCACCGCCAAGATCCTCAAGTTCGACACCGAGAAAAACCGAGTGTCCTTGGGTCTGAAGCAAATGGGCGATGACCCATGGATGGGCGTGAACCGCCGCTACCCACAAAGCACCCGCATGTTCGGCAAGATCACCAACATTGCCGACTACGGCGCGTTTGTCGAACTCGAGCCAGGCATCGAAGGCTTGGTGCACGTGTCCGAGATGGACTGGACCAACAAGAACGTGGCTCCTTCCAAGATCGTTGCTTTGGGTGACGAAGTCGAAGTCATGGTCCTCGAGATCGACGAAGACAAGCGCCGCATCAGCTTGGGCATGAAGCAGTGCCGTGCCAACCCATGGCAAGAGTTTGCTCAAAACACCAAGCGTGGCGACCGCGTCAAGGGCCCGATCAAGTCGATCACCGACTTCGGCGTGTTCGTCGGCTTGGCTGCCGGCATCGACGGCTTGGTGCACTTGTCTGACTTGTCTTGGAACGAAACCGGCGAAAACGCCGTGCGCGAATTCAAGAAAGGTCAAGAAGTTGAGGCTTTGGTCTTGGCTGTGGACGTGGACCGCGAGCGCATCAGCTTGGGCATCAAGCAGCTCGACTCCGATCCTTTCACCACCTTCACCTCGATCAACGACAAAGGCCAGATCGTCACCGGTAAGGTCAAGACTGTGGATGCCAAGGGCGCTGAAATCGACCTGGGCGAAGACATCGTGGGTTACCTGCGTGTCAGCGAAATCTCGCGTGACCGCGTGGAAGACGCCAGCCATGTGCTCAAAGTCGGCGATGAAGTCACTGCAGTCGTGGTGAACGTGGACCGCAAGACCCGCAACATCCAGTTGTCGATCAAGGCCAAGGACCAAGCTGACCAACAAGAAGCCATGGCTTCGTTGTCGCAGCAATCCAAGACCGAGAACGCTGGCACGACCAGCCTGGGCGCCTTGTTGCGTGCCAAGCTCGACAACAACTGA
- a CDS encoding lipopolysaccharide assembly protein LapA domain-containing protein, with amino-acid sequence MKRLLRLLQWLLKAAVFFTLFAFALNNQQETRVNFFFGTFWSAPTVLVVLSAFSLGVVVGVLGMVPRWWRHRQALRMNPVPEAESKSAPEATHGT; translated from the coding sequence ATGAAACGTCTGCTTCGGCTGCTTCAGTGGCTACTGAAAGCTGCCGTCTTTTTCACCCTGTTTGCCTTTGCGCTGAACAACCAGCAAGAAACGCGTGTCAACTTCTTTTTTGGCACGTTTTGGTCTGCGCCCACGGTTTTGGTGGTGCTTTCCGCTTTCAGCCTTGGGGTGGTGGTGGGTGTGCTGGGCATGGTGCCCAGATGGTGGCGACACCGCCAGGCCTTGCGCATGAACCCGGTACCCGAAGCCGAGTCAAAGTCAGCACCAGAGGCCACGCATGGAACTTGA
- a CDS encoding hydantoinase B/oxoprolinase family protein — MTDSNSTLSGQQRWQFWIDRGGTFTDVVGKRPDGSLVTHKLLSENPEQYRDAAVAGIRHLLGLQAGESVMPEQVECVKMGTTVATNALLERNGEATLLVTTQGFGDALRIAYQNRPRLFDRQILLPELLYSAVVEAQERVAVDGEVLQPLDEAHLRTQLMHWHAQGVRSVAVVFMHGWRHTAHEAAAACLALEVGFTQVSTSHQTSPMMKLVSRGDTTVVDAYLSPILRRYVDQVASEMPGVKLMFMQSSGGLTDAQVFAGKDAILSGPAGGIVGMARTAQLAGHDKVIGFDMGGTSTDVSHFAGQFEREFETQVAGVRMRAPMMSIHTVAAGGGSLLAYDGARFRVGPQSAGANPGPASYRRGGPLAVTDANVMVGKVQPKFFPSVFGPQANQPLDAEVVRSHFQTLAAQTGRAAEDVAHGFIQIAVQQMANAIKKISVARGYDVTRYTLQCFGGAGGQHACLVADALGMSQVLVHPLAGVLSAYGMGLADQNVMREESVEQKLEVAAMPLMAERLKALGESTRLALRAQMGGDAESADRIELRQRVHLRYEGTDSALVVPWGDQAQLVAGFEAAYRQRFAFLMQGKALVVEAVSVEAVLPGDAPEEAVHALNAEREVPRRDTVKVYAANAQGLAQWHDAALVVREDMRPGDVVDGPAIIAEKNATTVVEAGWQARLTALDHLLLVRVQARAVQHAAGTQADPVLLEVFNNLFMNIAEQMGLQLQNTAYSVNIKERLDFSCALFSAEGHLIANAPHMPVHLGSMGESIQTVIQENKGRMQPGDVFVLNDPYHGGTHLPDITVITPVYLDGHTEPVFYVGSRGHHADVGGLTPGSMPPFSTRIEEEGVQINNVKLVEAGHLREAEMVALLQSGEYPSRNPAQNMADLKAQIAANEKGVQELRRMVEQFGLDVVQAYMRHVQDNAEESVRRVITRLKDGQFVLPLDNGAQIQVAVRVNAGERTAEIDFTGTSAQLPNNFNAPRAVCMAAVLYVFRSLVDDDIPLNAGCLKPLRVIIPAGSMLNPNPPASVVAGNVETSTCITNALFGALGVMAGSQPTMNNFTFGNARVQYYETISGGSGAGGRFDAQGQLVGGFDGTSVVQTHMTNSRLTDPEVLEFRFPVRLDSYAIRQGSGGAGRWHGGDGGVRRVRFLEPMTAGILSNGRVHPAFGMAGGHSGLPGINRVVRADGTVQELAHIGQVEMQTGDVFEVHTPGGGGFGAPSPDVSV; from the coding sequence ATGACCGATTCCAACAGCACCCTCTCAGGCCAACAACGCTGGCAATTCTGGATCGACCGGGGCGGTACCTTCACCGACGTGGTGGGCAAGCGGCCCGATGGCTCACTGGTCACGCACAAGTTGCTGTCTGAAAACCCCGAACAGTACCGCGATGCGGCGGTGGCCGGTATCCGCCATTTGCTGGGCCTTCAAGCGGGCGAGTCCGTCATGCCCGAGCAGGTCGAGTGCGTGAAGATGGGCACCACGGTGGCCACCAACGCATTGCTGGAGCGTAACGGCGAAGCCACGCTGCTGGTGACCACGCAAGGCTTTGGCGACGCGCTGCGTATTGCCTACCAAAACCGTCCGCGTTTGTTTGACCGCCAGATCCTGCTGCCCGAGTTGCTCTACAGCGCGGTGGTCGAGGCGCAAGAACGCGTGGCGGTAGACGGTGAAGTCTTGCAGCCGCTCGATGAAGCGCATTTGCGCACCCAATTGATGCACTGGCACGCCCAAGGGGTGCGCTCGGTGGCGGTGGTGTTCATGCACGGCTGGCGGCACACGGCGCACGAAGCGGCGGCGGCGTGCTTGGCCCTTGAAGTGGGCTTTACCCAGGTGAGCACCTCGCACCAGACCAGTCCGATGATGAAGCTGGTCAGCCGCGGCGACACCACGGTGGTCGATGCCTATTTGTCACCCATCTTGCGCCGCTATGTGGACCAGGTGGCCAGCGAGATGCCGGGCGTCAAGCTGATGTTCATGCAGTCATCGGGCGGCCTCACGGACGCCCAGGTGTTCGCCGGCAAAGATGCGATTTTGAGTGGCCCCGCCGGCGGCATTGTGGGCATGGCCCGCACGGCCCAGTTGGCAGGCCACGACAAGGTGATTGGCTTTGACATGGGCGGCACATCCACCGATGTGTCCCACTTTGCCGGGCAGTTCGAGCGCGAGTTCGAAACCCAGGTGGCCGGGGTGCGCATGCGTGCGCCCATGATGAGCATCCACACAGTGGCGGCAGGCGGCGGCTCGCTGCTGGCCTATGACGGCGCGCGCTTTCGCGTGGGCCCCCAAAGTGCCGGGGCCAACCCCGGCCCGGCCAGTTACCGCCGGGGTGGCCCACTGGCCGTGACCGACGCCAACGTCATGGTGGGCAAGGTGCAACCGAAGTTTTTCCCCTCGGTGTTTGGGCCGCAGGCGAACCAGCCGCTGGACGCCGAGGTGGTGCGCAGCCACTTCCAAACACTGGCCGCGCAAACAGGGCGGGCCGCAGAAGACGTGGCCCACGGTTTCATCCAGATCGCGGTGCAGCAGATGGCCAATGCGATCAAGAAAATCTCGGTGGCGCGGGGCTATGACGTGACGCGCTACACCCTGCAGTGCTTCGGCGGCGCGGGTGGGCAGCATGCGTGTCTGGTGGCCGATGCCCTGGGCATGTCGCAGGTGCTGGTGCACCCGTTGGCGGGGGTGCTGTCGGCTTATGGCATGGGCCTGGCCGACCAAAACGTGATGCGCGAGGAATCGGTTGAGCAAAAGTTGGAGGTTGCGGCCATGCCCCTGATGGCCGAACGTTTGAAGGCCTTGGGTGAGTCCACCCGTCTGGCCTTGCGCGCGCAAATGGGTGGGGATGCTGAAAGCGCCGACCGCATTGAGCTGCGCCAACGTGTGCACCTGCGCTACGAAGGCACCGACTCGGCGCTGGTTGTGCCTTGGGGCGATCAGGCCCAGTTGGTGGCCGGGTTTGAAGCCGCCTACCGACAGCGCTTTGCCTTTTTGATGCAGGGCAAGGCTTTGGTGGTGGAGGCTGTGTCGGTCGAGGCGGTGCTGCCTGGCGATGCGCCCGAAGAAGCTGTTCATGCGCTGAACGCTGAGCGCGAGGTGCCGCGCCGCGACACGGTGAAGGTCTATGCCGCCAACGCGCAAGGCCTGGCCCAGTGGCATGACGCGGCGCTGGTGGTGCGCGAAGACATGCGCCCCGGCGATGTGGTCGACGGCCCGGCCATCATTGCCGAGAAAAACGCCACCACGGTGGTGGAGGCGGGTTGGCAAGCACGCCTCACGGCCCTCGACCACCTGCTGCTGGTGCGGGTGCAGGCGCGCGCCGTTCAGCACGCGGCGGGCACACAGGCCGACCCGGTGCTGCTGGAGGTGTTCAACAACCTGTTCATGAACATCGCCGAGCAGATGGGGCTGCAGCTGCAAAACACGGCCTACTCGGTCAACATCAAGGAGCGGTTGGACTTTTCTTGTGCCTTGTTCAGCGCCGAAGGCCATTTGATCGCCAATGCGCCTCACATGCCCGTGCATTTGGGTTCGATGGGCGAAAGCATCCAGACGGTGATTCAGGAAAACAAGGGCCGCATGCAGCCGGGCGATGTGTTTGTGCTGAACGACCCCTACCACGGCGGCACGCATTTGCCCGACATCACCGTCATCACCCCGGTGTACCTGGACGGCCACACCGAGCCGGTGTTTTACGTGGGCTCTCGCGGACACCACGCCGATGTGGGCGGTCTGACACCCGGTTCCATGCCACCGTTTTCCACGCGCATCGAAGAAGAAGGCGTGCAGATCAACAACGTCAAACTGGTCGAGGCCGGTCATCTGCGCGAGGCCGAGATGGTGGCGCTGCTGCAAAGCGGTGAATACCCCTCGCGCAACCCGGCGCAGAACATGGCCGACCTGAAGGCACAAATTGCGGCCAACGAAAAAGGGGTGCAGGAGTTGCGCCGCATGGTGGAACAGTTTGGTTTGGACGTGGTGCAGGCCTATATGCGCCATGTGCAGGACAACGCCGAAGAGTCGGTGCGCCGGGTCATCACGCGCCTGAAAGATGGGCAATTCGTTTTGCCGCTGGACAACGGCGCGCAAATCCAGGTGGCGGTGCGCGTGAATGCGGGTGAGCGCACGGCCGAGATCGACTTCACCGGCACCAGCGCCCAGTTGCCCAACAACTTCAACGCCCCACGGGCGGTGTGCATGGCGGCCGTGCTGTACGTGTTCCGCAGCCTGGTGGACGACGACATCCCGCTGAATGCGGGTTGCCTGAAGCCTCTGAGGGTCATCATTCCGGCCGGCTCCATGCTCAACCCCAACCCACCGGCCTCGGTGGTGGCGGGCAATGTGGAAACCTCCACCTGCATCACCAACGCGCTGTTTGGCGCTTTGGGTGTGATGGCGGGCAGCCAGCCGACCATGAACAACTTCACTTTTGGCAATGCCCGCGTGCAGTACTACGAAACCATTTCGGGCGGCAGCGGTGCGGGCGGCCGCTTTGACGCGCAGGGCCAACTGGTGGGTGGTTTTGACGGCACCTCGGTGGTGCAAACCCACATGACCAATTCGCGCCTGACGGACCCTGAGGTGCTGGAGTTCCGTTTTCCGGTGCGTCTGGACAGCTATGCCATTCGACAAGGCTCAGGTGGCGCGGGTCGCTGGCACGGTGGCGATGGCGGGGTGCGCCGTGTGCGCTTTCTGGAGCCCATGACCGCCGGCATTTTGTCCAATGGGCGCGTTCACCCGGCCTTTGGCATGGCGGGCGGCCACAGCGGCTTGCCCGGCATCAACCGCGTGGTTCGTGCCGATGGCACGGTGCAGGAGCTGGCGCACATTGGCCAGGTGGAGATGCAAACGGGGGATGTGTTTGAGGTCCACACGCCGGGCGGCGGCGGCTTTGGCGCGCCATCACCCGATGTGTCGGTCTAA
- a CDS encoding bifunctional 3-phosphoshikimate 1-carboxyvinyltransferase/cytidylate kinase, which translates to MFSTAFLDIPALQGASGTVTLPGSKSISNRVLLLSALCQGTTVVHDLLDSDDTRVMLAALRQLGCGVQVDGTTVTITGLGGRTWPAEAIEFFMGNAGTAMRPLTAALAVQGGDFTLKGVPRMHERPIGDLVDALRELGCTIDYLGNEGFPPLRIGKPALQLDRPIPVRGDVSSQFLTALLMALPLAAQDRAITIEVVGELISKPYIEITLNLLARFGIAVERQGWERFVIPAGSRYQSPGSIHVEADASSASYFIALGAIAKGDGIRIQGVGADSIQGDIRFMDAAAQMGAQITSGPNWLEIQRGAWPLKGITLDCNHIPDAAMTLAVMALYADGPTTLRNIASWRVKETDRIVAMATESRKLGATVEEGPDWITIHPLRAGQWQRASVHTYDDHRVAMCFSLAAFNADQLPVRIEDPKCVAKTFPDYFEALFSVAHTAVANIPVICIDGPTASGKGTLASRVASQLGYHYLDSGALYRVTAHAALQAGLTLEATDEAKIADLARSLPVRFEGEQVLLDGMDVTDAIRSEQGGMNASKVSVLPAVREALVQLQHSFQRLPGLLADGRDMGTVIFPDAPLKVFLTASAAQRAERRHKQLILKGFSANIDSLRADLEARDARDMSRSVAPLKPAQDALQLDNSTLTIEASVEQVMVWWQSRQVFV; encoded by the coding sequence ATGTTCTCCACCGCCTTTTTAGACATCCCAGCGCTGCAAGGCGCATCCGGCACCGTCACCCTGCCCGGCTCCAAGAGCATCTCCAACCGCGTGCTGCTGCTGTCGGCGCTGTGCCAAGGCACCACCGTGGTCCACGACCTGCTGGACTCGGACGACACCCGCGTGATGTTGGCCGCTCTGCGCCAATTGGGTTGTGGCGTCCAGGTCGATGGCACCACGGTGACCATCACGGGGCTGGGCGGTCGCACATGGCCGGCAGAGGCGATCGAATTTTTCATGGGCAACGCAGGCACGGCCATGCGCCCGCTCACGGCGGCTTTGGCGGTGCAGGGCGGCGACTTCACCCTCAAAGGGGTGCCGCGCATGCACGAACGCCCCATTGGCGACCTGGTGGACGCCCTGCGCGAGCTCGGCTGCACCATCGACTATTTGGGCAACGAAGGCTTTCCGCCTCTTCGCATTGGCAAGCCTGCCTTGCAACTGGACAGGCCCATCCCCGTGCGCGGCGATGTCTCCAGCCAATTCCTCACCGCTTTGCTGATGGCCCTGCCCTTGGCCGCCCAAGACCGCGCCATCACCATCGAGGTGGTGGGTGAACTCATCAGCAAGCCCTACATCGAGATCACGCTCAACCTGCTGGCCCGCTTCGGCATTGCCGTGGAGCGGCAAGGCTGGGAGCGCTTTGTGATTCCTGCGGGCAGCCGTTACCAGTCGCCTGGCAGCATCCATGTCGAAGCCGATGCGTCTTCGGCCAGTTATTTCATCGCACTCGGGGCCATTGCCAAGGGCGACGGCATCCGCATTCAGGGTGTTGGTGCCGATTCCATCCAGGGCGACATCCGTTTCATGGACGCTGCAGCGCAAATGGGCGCCCAGATCACCAGCGGCCCCAACTGGCTCGAGATCCAGCGCGGCGCCTGGCCGCTCAAAGGCATCACGCTCGACTGCAACCACATTCCCGACGCGGCCATGACCTTGGCCGTGATGGCGCTTTACGCCGACGGGCCCACCACGCTGCGCAACATCGCCAGCTGGCGCGTGAAAGAAACCGACCGCATCGTGGCCATGGCCACAGAAAGCCGCAAGCTCGGCGCCACCGTCGAAGAAGGCCCGGACTGGATCACCATTCACCCATTGCGGGCCGGACAATGGCAGCGCGCCAGCGTCCACACCTACGACGACCACCGCGTGGCCATGTGCTTCTCGCTGGCCGCTTTCAACGCCGATCAGCTGCCTGTGCGCATCGAAGACCCCAAGTGCGTCGCCAAGACCTTTCCGGACTACTTTGAAGCCCTGTTCTCGGTAGCGCACACGGCAGTCGCCAACATCCCGGTGATTTGCATCGATGGACCCACGGCCTCGGGCAAAGGCACGCTGGCCAGCCGGGTGGCCAGCCAACTGGGCTACCACTACCTGGACTCGGGCGCGCTCTACCGCGTGACTGCCCATGCGGCTTTGCAAGCGGGGCTGACGCTCGAAGCCACTGACGAAGCGAAGATCGCTGACCTGGCGCGCAGCCTGCCCGTGCGTTTTGAAGGCGAGCAGGTGTTGCTGGACGGCATGGACGTGACCGATGCGATCCGCAGCGAACAAGGTGGCATGAACGCCTCCAAGGTGTCCGTTTTGCCTGCCGTGCGCGAGGCACTGGTGCAACTTCAGCACAGCTTTCAGCGCCTGCCGGGCCTCTTGGCCGATGGCCGAGACATGGGCACGGTGATCTTCCCCGATGCCCCTTTGAAGGTGTTTTTGACCGCCAGCGCTGCCCAACGCGCCGAAAGACGGCATAAGCAATTGATTTTGAAGGGTTTTTCGGCTAATATCGACAGTCTTCGCGCTGACTTGGAAGCGCGCGACGCCCGGGACATGTCCCGCAGCGTCGCGCCTCTGAAGCCCGCACAAGATGCCTTGCAACTGGACAACTCCACTTTGACCATCGAAGCCTCGGTGGAACAAGTGATGGTCTGGTGGCAAAGCCGGCAGGTTTTCGTTTGA